caatcccacacctacccaccttctccccaatccctcaatcccacacctacccaccttctccccaatccctcaccaccccaccttctccccaatccctcacctacccaccttctccccaatccctcaatccctcaccaacccaccttctccccaatccctcaatcccacacctacccaccttctccccaatccctcaatcccacacctacccaccttctccccaatccctcaatcccacacctgcccaccttctccccaatccctcaatccctcaccaccccaccttctccccaatccctcacctacccaccttctccccaatccctcaatccctcaccaacccaccttctccccaatccctcaatcccacacctacccaccttctccccaatccctcaatcccacacctacccaccttctccccaatccctcaatcccacacctacccaccttctccccaatccctcaatccctcaccaccccaccttctccccaatccctcacctacccaccttctccccaatccctcaatccctcaccaacccaccttctccccaatccctcaatcccacaccgacccaccttctctccaatccctcaatcccacaccgacccaccttctccccagtccctcaatacaacaccaacccaccttctccccaatccctcaatcccacaccgacccaccttctccccaatccctcaatcccacaccgacccaccttctccccaatccctcaatccctcacctacccaccttctccccagtccctcaatacaacaccaacccaccttctccccaatccctcaatcccacacctacccactttctccccaatccctcaatcccacacctacccaccttctccccaatccctcaatcccacacctacccaccttctccccaatcactcaatcccacacctacccactttctccccaatcactcaatcccacacctacccaccttctccccaatccctcaatcccacaccgacccaccttctccccaatccctcaatcccacacctacccaccttctccccaatccctcaatctcacacctacccaccttctccccaatccctcaatcccacacctacccaccttctccccaatccctcaatcccacacctacccaccttctccccaatccctcaatcccacacctgcccaccttctccccaatccctcaatctcacacctgcccaccttctccccaatccctcaatcccacacctacccaccttctccccaatccctcaatctcacacctgcccaccttctccccaatccctcaatcccacaccgacccaccttctccccaatccctcaatcccacacctacccaccttctcccaaatccctcaatcccacacctacccaccttctccccaatccctcaatcccacaccgacccaccttctccccaatccctcaaaccctcacctacccaccatctccccaatccctcacctatccaccttctccccaatccctcaatcccacaccgacccaccttctccccaatccctcaaaccctcacctacccaccatctccacaatccctcaatccctcacctacccaccttctccacaatccctcaatcccacaccaacccaccttctccacaatctctcaatcccacacctacccaccttctccccaatccctcaatcccacacctacccaccttctccccaatcccacacctacccaccttctccccaatccctcaatcccacaccgacccaccttctccccaatccctcaatcccacacctacccaccttctccccaatccctcaatccaacacctacccaccttctccccaatccctcaatcccacaccgacccaccttctccccaatccctcaatcccacacctacccaccttctccccaatccctcaatctcacaccaacccaccttctccccaatccctcaatcccacacctacccaccttcgccccaatccctcacctacccaccttctccccaatccctcaatccctcacctacccaccttctccccaatccctccatcccacaccgacccaccttttccccaatccctcaatcccacacctacccaccttcttcccagtccctcaatcccacacctacccaccttctcctcaatccctcaatcccacacctacccatcttctccccaatccctcaatcccacaccgacccaccttctccccaatccctcaatcccacacctacccaccttctccccaatccctcaatcccacacctacccaccttctcctcaatccctcaatcccacacctacccaccttctccccaatccctcaatcccacacctacccaccttctccccaatccctcaatcccacacctacccaccttctccccaatccctcaatcccacacctacccaccttctccccaatccctcaatcccaaacctacccaccttctccacaatccctcaatcccacacctacccaccttctccccaatccctcaatccaacaccgacccaccttctccccaatccctcaatccaacacctacccatcttctccccaatccctcaatcccacaccaacccaccttcaccccaatccctcaatcccacacctacccaccttctccccaatccctcacctatccaccttctccccaatccctcaatccctcacctacccaccttctcccgaatccctcaccgacccaccttctccccaatccctcaatcccaaaccgacccaccatctccccaatccctcaatcccacacctacccaccttctccccaatccctcaaacccacacctacccaccatctccccaatccctcaatcccacacctacccaccttctccacaatccctcaatcccacacctacccaccttctccccaatccctcaatcccacacctacccaccttctccccaatctctcaatcccacacctacccaccttctccccaatccctcaatcccacacctccccaccttctccccaatccctcacctacccaccttctccccaatccctcacctacccaccttctccccaatccctcaatcccacaccgacccaccttctccccaatccctcaatcccacacctacccaccttctccccagtccctcaatcccacacctccccaccttctcctcaatcccacacctacccatcttctccccaatccctcaatcccacacctacccaccttctcctcaatccctcaatcccacacctacccaccttctccccaatccctcaatcccacacctacccaccttctccccaatccctcaatcccacacctaccaaccttctccccaatccctcaatcccacacctacccaccttctccccaatcccacctggGCAGAGGAGCGTGCGTGCGGGTGGCCGGCCGGGTCGGGGGATCCGTGAACCGACACGGTCATTTTAGTCTGGACGTTTTATTGATGAGTTGACATTACAATTTGCagagatacaaagagagagacaaacaccctCCAAACCTCTGGCCCCCTGTCCCTCGCCCGTCACCTGGATCTCCGCGAGACCCAGAAAGAGACCCGGGGGTCGAGGCGGCCGGGGGGGCGCGggctgtgggagagggagagggagagcggggccAGCGAGCAGGTGCAGATACCGAGACGCCTGGACACACGGGTACTGTCGCACTTGGGGTCTGTTGCGGAATCCCTCCCCTGGGGgggtctcttcctctctctctctctctcatggggGGAATCCCTCCCCTGgggggtctctccctctctccctctctctcgtggggGGAATCCCTCCCCTGGGggggtctctccttctctctcgtgGGGGGAATCCCTCCCCTGgggggtctctccctctctctctctctctctcgtgggggGAATCCCTCCCCTGGGgggggtctctccctctctctctctctctctcgtgggggGAGTCCCTCCCCTGgggggtctctccctctctccctctctctcgtggggGGAATCCCTCCCCTGGGggggtctctctctatctcactctctctcgtggGGGGAATCCCTCCCCTGGgggggtctctccctctctctctctctctctcgtgggggGAGTCCCTCCCCTGGGGGGGTCTCTCcctgtctatctcactctctctcgtggGGGGAGTCCCTCCCCTGgggggtctctccctctctctctctctctctctctcgtgggggGAATCCCTCCCCTGGgggggtctctccctctctctctctctctctcgtgggggGAGTCCCTCCCCTGGGggggtctctccctgtctctctctcgtggggGGAGTCCCTCCCctgggggggtctctctctctctctctctccctcatcggGGGGAGTCTCTCccctgggggtctctctctctctctctcgtgggggGAGTCCCTCCCCTGGgggggtctctccctctctctcgtggggGAATCCCTCCCCTGGgggggtctctccctctctctctcgtgggggGAGTCCCTCCCCTGGgggggtctctccctctctctctctctctctcgtgggggGAGTCCCTCCCCTAgaggggggtctctctctctctcgcagtgggGGGAGTCCatcccccgggggaggggggcgtctctctccctctctccctctccctctctccctctccctccccctccctcctccctctccctctctctctctctcacaggggGGAATCCCTCCCCTgggggagggtctctctctctcgcagtgggGGGAGTCTCTCCCCCGGTGGAGGGgggcgtctctctccctctctctccctctctctctctctctctctctccctctctctccctctctccccctccctcctccctctccccccaccccccccccccccggacctcCCCCCTGCCTCCCTCAGCGGTGCGTGCGCTGGTGGTTGGTGAGGTGACTCGTGCGGGCGAACGTCTTGCCGCACACGCCGCAGATGAACCTGCTCTCGGGCCCGTGCGTGCGCTCGTGCCTCCGCAGCTTGCCGGCCGTGTAGAACCTCTTGGCGCAGCTCCCGCAGCCGAACGGCCGCTCGCCGGTGTGGATCTGCCGGTGCACGGCCAGCTTGCTGGCGGTGTAGAAGCGCTTGGCGCACAGCGGGCACTGGAAGGGGCGCTCGCCCGTGTGCGTGCGCCCGTGGCGGTTGAGCTCGCTGGAGGTGTAGAAGCGCTTGGCGCACAGCGGGCACTGGAAGGGGCGCTCGCCCGTGTGATAGCGGCGGTGGATCTCCAGCACGGCCAGGCGGCAGAAGCGCTTGCCGCAGACGCCGCACTCGAACGGCCGCTCGCCGGCGTGCGCCCGGCGGTGGCGCACGAGGTCGCCCGTGACGCAGAAGGCCTTGTGGCAGACGGCGCACTCCAGGgggccctgcccccctccccggtACTGCTGGTGACGCCGCAGGTTGCTGGCCCGGTTGAAGCGGTTCCCGCAGACGCCGCACTCGAACGGCCGCTCGCCCGTGTGCACCCGCAGGTGGCGCTCCAGGTGAGAGCGGCAGCTGAAGCCCTTCTCGCAGACGGCGCAGTGGCAGGCCGGGGGCTCCGTCAGGTGGCAGGGCCCGCCCTCTCCGCCCGTCCCCGACGCCCcttcctcgtcctcgtcctcctcctcctcctcctcctcctcaggatCCTCCTCGTGCTCCGGCTCCATCCgtcggcgggggggcggggggggggggatgatgatgggggAAACGCGCGCCGCCTCCCGCAGTCGAATGGCCGcctagacacgcacacacacacacacacacggacgcaCACACAAAAGGACAGACCCGCGTTAAGACCACGACTTTAACTTGGTGTGAAAgtatcccctccccccgccaccgcCGGCCCGCCACTGCCAAAGGCGCTTCGTcaggcctcgaggggctgaatggcctcctcctgatcctgagcaacaggctcgaggggctgaacggcctcctcctgttcctgtgtaacaggctcgaggggcttgaatggactccctcctgttcctgtgtaacaggcctcgaggggctgaatggcctcctcctatcacTGAGTAAcaggcctcgaggggctgaacggcctcctcctgttcctgtgtaacaggctcgaggggctgaatgggcctcctcctgttcctgtgtaacaggctcgaggggctgaacggcctcctcctgttcctgtgtaacaggctcaaggggctgaacggcctcctcctgttcctgtgtaacaggctcgagggggctgaacgggcctcctcctgttcctgtgtaacagactcgaggggctgaacggcctcctcctgttcctgtgtaacaggctcgaggggctgaacggcctcctcctgttcctgtgtaacaggctcaaggggctgaacggcctcctcctgttcctgtgtaacaggctcgaggggctgaacggcctcctcctgttcctgtgtaacaggctcgaggggctgaacggcctcctcctgttcctgtgtaacaggctcgaggggcttgaatggactccctcctgttcctgtgtaacaggcctcgaggggctgaatggcctcctcctatcacTGAGTAAcaggcctcgaggggctgaacggcctcctcctgttcctgtgtaacaggctcgaggggctgaatgggcctcctcctgttcctgtgtaacaggctcgaggggctgaatggccctcctcctgttcctgtgtaacaggctcgaggggctgaatggcctcctcctgttcctgtgtaacaggctcgaggggctgaatgggcctccctcctgttcctgtgtaacaggctcgaggggctgaatggcctcctcctgttcctgtgtaacaggctcgaggggctgaacggcctcctcctgttcctgtgtaacagcctcgaggggctgaatggcctcctcctgtcccagaTTACGACACTGACCACACTTTAAACTTACTCCCTCGATCGTAAagtgctctgggacgtcctgagacggTGAGACGGGTCGGGAGGAGTCCCAGTCCTcgactccctctcccctccccttttcctctctctctccccccgtctttgTCTCCTGTTCCCCGATGGGGGTTTCACATCACCACCCGTTTATACCGggccctttaacagagtaaagaCGTCCCCGGACCCCACCTCCTCTGGGGCTGGAGGCAACgggggagcgatgggaatcgggggacgAGAccttcagaaataggagcaggaggaggccactcggcccctcgagccctgctcccccattccatcagatcatggctgatcttctccctcaactcctctttcccgcccgatccccgtatccctcgactcccccagagtccaaatatccatcgatctcagcctcgaatacactcaacgtctgagcatccacagccctctgggggagagaaacagttttggggattgatacagggctatggggggagagtggggcagtgggattagtttggggattgatgcaggaccatggggagagagtggggcagtgggattagtttgggattgatacagggctatggggggagagtggggcagtgggattagtttggggattgatacaggactatggggagagagtggggcagtgggattagtttggggattgatacaggactatggggagagagtggggcagtgggattagtttggggattgatacaggactatggggagagagtggggcagtgggattagtttgggattgatacaggactatggggagagagtggggcagtgggattagtttgggattgatacaggactatggggagagagcggggcagtgggattagtttggggattgatacagggctatggggagagagtggggcagtgggattagtttggggattgatacaggggctatggggagagagtggggcagtggattagtttggggattgatacaggactatggggagagagtggggcagtgggattagtttggggattgatacaggactatggggagagagtggggcagtgggattagtttggggattgatacaggactatggggagagagtggggtagtgggattagtttgggattgatacaggactatgggggagagtgcggggcagtgggattagtttggggattgatacaggactatggggagagagcggggcagtgggattagtttgggattgatacaggactatggggagagagtggggcagtgggattagtgagggattgatacaggactatggggagagagtggggcagtgggattagtttgaggattgatacaggactatgggagagagtggggcagtgggattagtttggggattgatacaggactatggggagagagtggggcagtgggattagtttggggattgatacaaggctatggggagagagtggggcagtgggattagtttggggattgatacagggctatggggagagagtgggcagtgggattagtttgtgggattgatacaggactatggggagagagtggggcagtgggattagtttggggattgattcagggctatggggagagagtggggcagtgggattagtttggggattgatacaggactatggggagagagtggggcagtgggattagtttggggattgatacagggctatggggagagagtggggcagtgggattagtttggggattgatacagggctatggggagagagtggggcagtgggattagttttgggattgatacagggctatggggagagagtggggcagtgggattagtttgggatttatacagggctatggggagagagtggggcagtgggattagtttggggattgatacagggctatggggagagagtggggcagtggaattagtttgggattgatacaggactatggggagagagtggggcagtgggattagtttggggattgatacaggactatggggagagagtggggcagtgggattagtttgggattgatacaggactatggggagagagtggggcagtgggattagtttgggattgatacagggctatggggagagagtggggtagtgggattagtttggggattgatacagggctatgtggagagagcgggtcagtgggattagtttggggattgatacaggactatggggagagggtggggcagtgggattagtttggggattgatacagggctatgtggagagagtggggcagtgggattagtttggggattgatacagggctatggggagagagtggggcagtgggattagtttgggattgatacaggactatggggagggagcggggcagtgggattagtttggggattgatacaggactatggggagagagtggggcagtgggattagtttgggattgatacagggcgatggggagagagcggggcagtgggattagtttgtgggattgatacaggactatggggagagagtggggcagtgggattagtttggggattgatacagggctgtggggagagagtggggcagtgggattagtttggggattgatacagggctatggggagagagtggggcagtgggattagtttggggattgatacaggactatggggagagagtggggcagtgggattagttgggtgattgatacaggactatggggagagagtggggcagtgggattagtttggggattgatacagggctatggggagagagtggggcagtgggattagtttgggattgatacagggctatggggag
This sequence is a window from Heptranchias perlo isolate sHepPer1 unplaced genomic scaffold, sHepPer1.hap1 HAP1_SCAFFOLD_1086, whole genome shotgun sequence. Protein-coding genes within it:
- the LOC137307670 gene encoding oocyte zinc finger protein XlCOF6.1-like, whose translation is MEPEHEEDPEEEEEEEEDEDEEGASGTGGEGGPCHLTEPPACHCAVCEKGFSCRSHLERHLRVHTGERPFECGVCGNRFNRASNLRRHQQYRGGGQGPLECAVCHKAFCVTGDLVRHRRAHAGERPFECGVCGKRFCRLAVLEIHRRYHTGERPFQCPLCAKRFYTSSELNRHGRTHTGERPFQCPLCAKRFYTASKLAVHRQIHTGERPFGCGSCAKRFYTAGKLRRHERTHGPESRFICGVCGKTFARTSHLTNHQRTHR